The Acidobacteriota bacterium genome includes a window with the following:
- a CDS encoding DUF6883 domain-containing protein encodes MADDGRNIHPHALPNYQNAEIAREKLEGYALNPNHEAARPDGSSGKDKARVFKAALGFDQSNWEILKQRILDELPYHEAVFEAERKNWGKAYRVDMPILGVNGSTKNVRTAWIVRHGKDDPSLVTLLVLP; translated from the coding sequence ATGGCAGATGATGGCCGGAACATACATCCCCACGCATTACCGAATTACCAGAATGCCGAGATCGCTCGCGAGAAGCTCGAAGGCTATGCACTGAACCCAAATCATGAGGCCGCGCGACCTGATGGCTCTAGTGGCAAGGATAAGGCAAGAGTATTCAAGGCTGCGCTTGGATTTGATCAGTCAAATTGGGAAATCCTGAAGCAACGCATATTGGATGAGCTACCATATCACGAAGCCGTTTTTGAGGCTGAGAGGAAAAACTGGGGGAAGGCGTATCGGGTCGATATGCCGATATTGGGAGTAAATGGCAGCACGAAGAATGTGCGGACGGCTTGGATAGTAAGGCACGGTAAGGATGATCCGAGCCTAGTTACCCTGTTGGTACTCCCATAA
- a CDS encoding histidinol phosphatase produces the protein MIKQTNSALLIATLFAGSLAAQTAPRLGPGRKYTSIERMKIERLRAVHADRTRFAAERKPVSLETGYNDYRAVLHAHAEDSTHTGGTRPELLAAARRAGVHIVMLTDHVRPERDVINDSWRGLHEGVLFIPGSEDRGFLSFPIKSIKGLEPGSREQYVELVRKGGGNIFLSHVEERADWPTDQLDGLEIYNHHTDVKGEGAFNLWLQGSLTDAVRLPELVAALNEYPEEVFGAQQDYLADIIAKWDRDAQQHKLTGVAANDCHHNQVFTVTAIDENTVEVGYITSKPTTTRVTVDKLPGVAALVKGRKPGELIARLDFDPYERSLSYVSTHILARELTEPAVREALRRGHAYVAHDWLCDSTGFAFIARTGKQPNLIMGDEVKLGSELKLTAATPVECTMKLIRNGEVIQSAKTSRVDFDVKTSGVYRIEAWLEVDGEQRPWIYSNPIYIR, from the coding sequence ATGATCAAGCAAACCAATTCGGCATTGTTGATAGCCACCCTTTTTGCCGGGTCACTCGCTGCGCAGACCGCGCCGCGCCTGGGACCCGGGCGAAAATACACAAGCATCGAACGAATGAAGATCGAGCGACTCAGAGCCGTTCACGCCGACCGCACGCGTTTCGCCGCCGAACGCAAACCAGTCTCGCTGGAAACCGGCTACAACGACTATCGCGCCGTCCTGCACGCTCACGCCGAGGACTCGACGCACACCGGCGGGACGCGGCCGGAGTTGCTTGCCGCGGCCAGGCGAGCCGGCGTTCACATCGTGATGCTCACCGATCACGTCCGGCCCGAACGCGACGTTATCAACGACAGTTGGCGGGGTCTTCACGAAGGAGTGCTGTTCATTCCCGGCTCCGAAGACCGTGGTTTCTTGTCGTTCCCGATCAAGTCGATCAAGGGATTGGAACCCGGTTCACGCGAACAGTATGTCGAACTGGTTCGCAAGGGCGGCGGAAACATCTTTCTGTCTCACGTCGAAGAGCGCGCCGACTGGCCAACCGATCAACTCGATGGGCTCGAGATCTACAATCATCACACCGATGTGAAGGGCGAGGGCGCATTCAACCTCTGGCTGCAAGGCTCGCTCACCGATGCGGTGCGGCTGCCGGAGCTTGTCGCCGCGCTCAATGAATACCCGGAAGAAGTCTTCGGCGCGCAGCAGGATTACCTGGCAGACATCATCGCCAAGTGGGACCGCGATGCGCAGCAGCATAAGCTCACCGGAGTCGCGGCAAACGATTGTCATCACAACCAGGTGTTCACCGTTACCGCGATCGATGAGAACACAGTCGAAGTCGGCTACATCACAAGCAAACCGACGACGACTCGCGTGACTGTCGACAAGCTTCCCGGCGTAGCCGCGCTGGTGAAAGGAAGAAAGCCGGGCGAGTTGATTGCGCGACTAGACTTCGATCCTTACGAGCGCAGCTTGAGCTACGTATCAACTCATATTCTGGCGCGCGAGCTTACGGAACCCGCCGTGCGCGAGGCGCTCAGGCGCGGTCACGCTTACGTCGCGCACGATTGGCTCTGCGACTCGACCGGCTTCGCGTTCATTGCTCGAACCGGCAAGCAACCCAACTTGATAATGGGCGATGAGGTTAAGCTCGGCAGTGAGCTCAAGCTGACCGCGGCAACTCCCGTTGAGTGCACAATGAAGCTGATCCGCAACGGCGAGGTGATTCAGTCCGCGAAGACAAGCCGCGTCGATTTCGATGTGAAGACGTCCGGCGTGTATCGCATCGAAGCCTGGCTCGAGGTGGACGGCGAGCAGCGCCCGTGGATCTACTCGAACCCAATCTACATCCGCTGA
- a CDS encoding deoxyribonuclease IV produces MSKNITPRMGVHTSIAGGLLNAITRADALGCDCLQIFARNPRGWAARELTHAEITEFRDARAKTGLWPLVIHSVYLINLAATDPMLLARSRAAFREELERGLALGADYLVVHPGNPGVAPVDIGIATAVESIREAARGLKLKGAAPKAAGAGRKNALTILIENTAGQGTSIGSDFNQMASLLEALGDLPVDVCLDTAHTFASGYDISTGVGLKTTIAAIDRSFGVDRIKVIHCNDSKAPLGSRVDRHQHIGLGHIGADAFRRVTHNANLRGIPFILETPVDKERGYEWNLARLREIAEEHGVQL; encoded by the coding sequence GTGAGCAAGAACATCACTCCGCGAATGGGCGTTCACACCTCGATAGCCGGAGGCCTGCTGAACGCGATCACCCGGGCCGACGCGCTAGGCTGCGACTGTCTTCAAATCTTCGCTCGCAATCCCCGAGGTTGGGCGGCTCGTGAGCTGACGCATGCCGAGATCACCGAGTTCCGCGATGCGCGCGCGAAAACCGGCCTGTGGCCGCTGGTGATTCATTCGGTCTACCTGATCAACCTTGCTGCGACCGACCCAATGCTGCTGGCAAGGTCTCGCGCCGCATTCCGAGAAGAGCTCGAACGTGGGCTGGCGCTCGGGGCTGATTACCTGGTCGTTCATCCGGGCAATCCCGGAGTAGCGCCAGTCGATATCGGAATCGCAACCGCCGTCGAATCAATCCGCGAGGCGGCGCGGGGTCTCAAGTTGAAAGGCGCTGCGCCGAAAGCCGCCGGCGCTGGGCGCAAGAACGCTCTTACAATATTGATCGAGAACACAGCCGGGCAAGGCACGTCTATCGGCAGCGACTTCAATCAAATGGCGAGCTTGCTCGAGGCGCTTGGTGATCTGCCGGTGGATGTATGTCTCGATACCGCGCACACATTCGCATCGGGGTACGACATCTCGACGGGTGTTGGATTGAAGACGACAATCGCGGCAATCGACCGGTCGTTTGGAGTCGACCGGATCAAGGTCATCCATTGCAATGACTCAAAGGCTCCGCTTGGCTCGCGCGTCGATCGACACCAGCATATCGGGCTCGGTCACATCGGCGCGGATGCGTTCCGGCGTGTGACGCATAACGCTAACCTTCGGGGAATCCCTTTTATCCTGGAGACTCCCGTCGACAAGGAGAGAGGTTACGAGTGGAATCTCGCTCGCCTTCGCGAAATTGCAGAAGAGCATGGAGTTCAGCTTTAG